The following nucleotide sequence is from Mucilaginibacter sp. cycad4.
TGCCATGAAAACCACAATCGCTGCAACCATGCGTATGGGTGCCGAAGGTATCAAGGTAATGACTTCAGGCCGTTTAGGTGGCGCTGAGATGGCACGTAGCGAGCAATATAAAGAAGGCAGGATTCCTTTGCACACTTTCCGTGCTGACATTGATTACGCATTAGCAGAAGCGTTAACTACCTATGGTAAAATAGGTGTTAAAGTTTGGATCTGCAAAGGCGAAGTTTATGGCAAACGCGATCTTTCTCCAAACATTGGCGGTACCAGCAGCGCAAGCGGCAAAGGTGGCAGGCCAGAAGGCGGTGCGCCAGGCTTTGGTGGCCGTGGTAACGAAAGAGGCGGCGAGCGCGGCGGTGAGCGTCGTGGCGACAGGAAACCAGGTGGCGATCGTCGTGGCGGTGGTAACCGTCCAGGCGGACAAGGTGGAAACCGTCCGGGTGGACAAGGTGGAAACCGTCCAGGTGGCCCGGGTAAGAGATAATAATTAAAGTACAAGACAAATATCGAATAACGATATAAAAGCTTAAGAAAATGCTACAGCCAAAAAGAACGAAGTTCAGAAAGATGCAAAAAGGCAGGATGAAAGGTTTAGCCACCCGTGGTGCTGAACTTTCATTTGGATCTTTTGGTGTTAAATCACTCGAAGCGGCATGGATCACCAGCCGTCAGATCGAGGCTGCACGTATCGCTGTAACACGTTTTATGAAACGTGAAGGACAGGTTTGGATCAGGATATTCCCTGACAAACCTGTAACCAAGAAACCTGCAGAGGTACGTATGGGTAAAGGTAAAGGTGCTCCTGAATACTGGGTTGCGGTAGTACGCCCCGGAAGGATCATTTTTGAAGCCGAAGGTGTGCCTTTGGAAGTTGCTAAAGAGGCTTTACGCCTTGCAGCACAGAAATTACCAGTGCAAACTAAATTTATTGTACGTAGGGATTACGTAGAAGCATAAATTGAGGAGTTAGTTGAAAAGTTGTAAAGTTTTAATGTTGTGAAGTTAGATGCCGAATTTCACCCATCAAAAGAAAACAATACAACGTTTAAACTTGCCAACAGACAACAAATAACAAAGAAAAATGAAGAACTCAGAAATTTTGGGCCTATCAACTGAAGAGATTGTTGCAAAGATCAGCGAGGAAAGGGCTACCCTTACCAAGTTGAAATTCGCTCACGCTGTTTCAGCTATTGAGAACCCGTCCCGTATAACCAAAGTACGCAAAGGAATTGCTCAGTTAAATACTGAATTAACAAAACGTAAAGCGGCGGCCGCTTCTGAAAAGAATTAATTTTTTAAACATTCACAAAATGGAATTGGAAAGAAATTTAAGAAAAACACGTACCGGCCTTGTAGTAAGCAACAAAATGGAGAAATCTATAGTTGTGGCCGTTGAACGTAAGGTGAAACACCCTATCTATGGTAAGTTCGTGAAAAAAACTACCAAATTCAAGGCTCATGATGAAAACAATACCTGTGGCGTAGGCGATACAGTATTGATCATGGAAACCCGCCCGCTGAGCAAAACCAAAAACTGGCGATTAGTTGAAATTTTAGAAAGGGCTAAATAAGATGGTACAACAGGAATCAAGATTAACAGTAGCCGACAATAGCGGCGCTAAAGAAGTTTTAGTGATCCGTGTATTGGGTGGTACCGGTAAAAGGTATGCATCAATCGGCGATAAAATTGTGGTTACCGTAAAAAGCGCTTTACCATCAGGTAACGTGAAAAAAGGTACCGTATCAAAAGCCGTAGTTGTGCGCACTAAAAAAGAGATCCGCAGAAAAGACGGTTCATATATCCGTTTCGACGATAACGCAGCTGTGTTGTTAAACAACCAGGACGAGCCAAGAGGTACACGTATCTTTGGCCCTGTTGCAAGGGAACTGCGCGAGAAACAATTTATGAAAATTGTATCATTAGCACCGGAGGTATTGTAACATGGAAAAGAAAGTAAAATTAAAGATCCGTAAAGGCGACCTGGTTAAAGTTATCGCCGGCGATTCAAAAGGATCACAAGGCAAAATCGTTGAGGTTTTGGTAGATAAGAACAGGGCTATTGTTGAAGGTGCCAATATGGTATCAAAACATACTAAACCTAATGCTGCTAACCCTAACGGCGGAATTGTTAAACAAGAAGCTGCTATACATATTTCAAACCTA
It contains:
- the rplX gene encoding 50S ribosomal protein L24, which produces MEKKVKLKIRKGDLVKVIAGDSKGSQGKIVEVLVDKNRAIVEGANMVSKHTKPNAANPNGGIVKQEAAIHISNLMLVDPKTGNTTRVGRQKNDAGKLVRVAKKSGEEIK
- the rplP gene encoding 50S ribosomal protein L16, which encodes MLQPKRTKFRKMQKGRMKGLATRGAELSFGSFGVKSLEAAWITSRQIEAARIAVTRFMKREGQVWIRIFPDKPVTKKPAEVRMGKGKGAPEYWVAVVRPGRIIFEAEGVPLEVAKEALRLAAQKLPVQTKFIVRRDYVEA
- the rpmC gene encoding 50S ribosomal protein L29 → MKNSEILGLSTEEIVAKISEERATLTKLKFAHAVSAIENPSRITKVRKGIAQLNTELTKRKAAAASEKN
- the rpsC gene encoding 30S ribosomal protein S3 codes for the protein MGQKAHPIGNRLGIIRGWDSNWFGGNNYSDKLVEDEKIRKYLSARIAKGGVSKVVIERTLKRITVTIHTARPGIVIGKGGQEVDKIKEELKKLTKKEVQINIFEIKRPELDAQLVAEGIAKQLEARISFRRAMKTTIAATMRMGAEGIKVMTSGRLGGAEMARSEQYKEGRIPLHTFRADIDYALAEALTTYGKIGVKVWICKGEVYGKRDLSPNIGGTSSASGKGGRPEGGAPGFGGRGNERGGERGGERRGDRKPGGDRRGGGNRPGGQGGNRPGGQGGNRPGGPGKR
- the rpsQ gene encoding 30S ribosomal protein S17, translated to MELERNLRKTRTGLVVSNKMEKSIVVAVERKVKHPIYGKFVKKTTKFKAHDENNTCGVGDTVLIMETRPLSKTKNWRLVEILERAK
- the rplN gene encoding 50S ribosomal protein L14 — protein: MVQQESRLTVADNSGAKEVLVIRVLGGTGKRYASIGDKIVVTVKSALPSGNVKKGTVSKAVVVRTKKEIRRKDGSYIRFDDNAAVLLNNQDEPRGTRIFGPVARELREKQFMKIVSLAPEVL